A genomic region of Leptolyngbya sp. NIES-2104 contains the following coding sequences:
- a CDS encoding glycosyltransferase family 4 protein: MKNPNVVFLSDLGNNPYRNLLIDNLEYEGFRVVDYFPTSIFLPKFWGKVKPEVLHLHHIHFFFLSSSSFKRWIKFFIFVIQILILKLAGTKIVWTVHEWSDKYQGKWGEIYPSWSVTFGRLFDGIIAHCQTTKDAIIRDLKIKNKRKVFVVPHGHYIDVYKNDCDQAHARQLLAAPQEHVVFLLFGNIFRSKGTLEAIEAFKQLPKNTASLLIAGFPAEDDIEEVIRHQIKGYDNILFTPKPIDDDDVQIYMNACDCFMVPYKVFTTSGVTLLGMSFGKACIAPRMGYFSDVLDESGAFLYDPEDKDGLPQAMKLAVERQAALPKMGKSNLEKAQQWSWEYVAAETARIYRWCHKASS, encoded by the coding sequence ATGAAGAATCCAAACGTTGTTTTTTTATCAGATTTAGGTAACAATCCCTATCGTAATTTGTTGATTGATAATCTGGAGTATGAGGGATTTAGAGTCGTAGATTATTTCCCGACCTCTATTTTCCTGCCCAAATTCTGGGGAAAAGTTAAGCCTGAAGTTTTACATCTACATCATATTCATTTTTTCTTCCTTAGCTCCAGTTCATTCAAACGTTGGATTAAGTTCTTTATTTTTGTAATCCAAATTCTGATCTTGAAATTAGCAGGCACAAAAATTGTTTGGACAGTTCATGAATGGTCAGATAAATATCAAGGTAAGTGGGGCGAAATTTATCCTTCTTGGAGTGTGACCTTTGGTCGATTGTTTGATGGGATTATTGCTCACTGTCAAACGACGAAGGATGCCATTATTAGAGATCTTAAAATTAAGAACAAACGCAAAGTTTTTGTTGTACCGCATGGGCACTATATCGATGTTTATAAGAATGACTGTGACCAAGCTCATGCACGCCAATTATTAGCTGCTCCCCAAGAGCACGTGGTTTTCTTGCTATTTGGCAATATCTTTCGCTCAAAGGGGACTTTGGAAGCGATCGAAGCTTTCAAGCAACTTCCTAAGAATACTGCATCCCTCCTGATTGCAGGCTTTCCGGCTGAAGATGATATCGAAGAAGTCATTCGCCATCAGATCAAGGGTTACGATAACATTCTGTTTACTCCTAAACCCATTGATGATGATGACGTTCAAATCTACATGAACGCTTGTGATTGTTTTATGGTTCCCTACAAGGTCTTTACAACCTCTGGAGTGACCTTGCTTGGTATGTCTTTTGGTAAAGCTTGTATCGCTCCGAGAATGGGTTACTTTAGTGATGTCTTAGATGAATCTGGTGCGTTTCTTTATGACCCAGAAGATAAGGATGGATTACCTCAAGCGATGAAGCTAGCCGTAGAACGACAGGCAGCGCTGCCTAAGATGGGTAAATCGAATTTAGAAAAAGCTCAACAGTGGAGCTGGGAATACGTTGCAGCAGAGACAGCTAGGATATATCGCTGGTGTCATAAAGCTTCTTCGTAG
- a CDS encoding 2OG-Fe(II) oxygenase, translating to MLKTQTLSTVKVVRDPYPHIVIDNFLDDDLAEQVEHEFPRLDEMPRHSPDYQLLDGWHSNPQDAVIANRPGLKQLFKHLESAEFRAQLQEVFGIEQPLYCDPEYQGAGLLAAKKGGVHKIHRDRNRHLTTHFYRRLTLLVYFNVGWKPGYGGEISLWDKKIQRSTDLPPLFNRCVVFENTRHAYHSVADVTMPEGMIRKAVNFYYYTERPAPSERHTHVYNTEFFASPGERLKFWRYVATTRFPVLLIDTTINRNEIAARFLQKTGLRAFWLRSLAAVFKVTSPRKYNKLLKSDRWNLFQKPNPKLIQYWKDHNRA from the coding sequence ATGCTGAAAACGCAAACTCTGAGTACTGTTAAGGTTGTTCGTGATCCCTATCCTCATATTGTGATCGACAACTTTCTCGATGATGATCTAGCAGAGCAAGTCGAGCACGAATTCCCCCGTCTCGATGAAATGCCTCGCCACTCTCCTGACTATCAATTGCTCGATGGCTGGCACTCGAATCCCCAGGATGCGGTGATTGCGAATCGTCCGGGGTTGAAGCAACTGTTTAAACATCTAGAATCTGCGGAATTTAGAGCGCAGTTGCAGGAAGTGTTTGGAATTGAGCAGCCACTGTACTGTGATCCAGAGTATCAAGGTGCAGGACTGTTAGCAGCGAAGAAAGGTGGAGTGCACAAAATTCACCGCGATCGCAATCGTCACCTGACCACGCACTTCTATCGCCGTTTAACCTTGCTGGTTTACTTCAATGTTGGCTGGAAACCGGGCTACGGTGGAGAAATCAGTTTATGGGACAAAAAGATCCAACGCAGCACTGATCTGCCACCTTTGTTTAATCGCTGTGTAGTGTTTGAGAACACGCGCCACGCTTATCACAGCGTCGCAGATGTGACGATGCCAGAAGGAATGATCCGCAAGGCAGTTAATTTCTACTACTACACTGAAAGACCTGCACCTTCTGAGCGTCATACTCACGTTTACAATACTGAGTTCTTTGCTTCACCAGGAGAGCGGCTGAAGTTTTGGCGATATGTGGCGACGACTCGGTTTCCGGTGCTGTTGATTGATACGACAATTAACCGCAATGAGATCGCTGCTAGATTTCTGCAAAAGACTGGATTAAGAGCATTTTGGCTGCGATCGCTCGCTGCGGTCTTCAAAGTGACTTCGCCTAGAAAGTACAACAAACTTTTGAAATCTGACCGCTGGAATTTATTCCAGAAGCCGAATCCTAAGTTGATTCAGTATTGGAAAGACCATAACCGAGCTTAG
- a CDS encoding WecB/TagA/CpsF family glycosyltransferase, which produces MNTVTSAQERFEEIVLLKTRFHKLTVQDLISCIVKSAQINQKTVVANVNVRAMNFACSKPWYRRFINQSDYVFCDGFGVLLGAKLNGYDVCSCHRMTCPDYIESLAKACEQEGISLFLLAGKPGVTDRAIDKLKAIAPNLNIQGHHGYFAKTGSENEAVIEQINRFKPDVLYVGFGMPLQEQWIVDNFDRVDTRVFLPLGACLDFYTGTVYRGPRWLTDMGLEWLSRLITKPGQLWQRYILGNPLFLSRVLIESCKKRLGLSKL; this is translated from the coding sequence ATGAATACTGTTACTTCAGCTCAAGAACGATTTGAAGAGATAGTCCTCTTAAAGACCCGGTTTCACAAACTGACCGTTCAGGATTTGATTAGTTGCATTGTTAAATCGGCGCAAATTAACCAGAAAACAGTGGTTGCCAATGTCAACGTACGAGCGATGAACTTTGCTTGCTCTAAGCCTTGGTATCGCCGTTTCATCAATCAGTCTGATTATGTGTTTTGTGATGGGTTCGGAGTCTTGCTGGGTGCAAAGCTGAACGGTTATGATGTATGCTCTTGTCATAGAATGACTTGTCCCGATTACATCGAATCTCTTGCAAAAGCTTGTGAACAGGAAGGCATTTCACTATTCTTATTAGCTGGTAAACCCGGAGTAACCGATCGAGCGATCGACAAACTCAAAGCGATCGCGCCGAATCTAAACATTCAGGGTCATCATGGTTACTTTGCTAAAACAGGCTCAGAAAACGAAGCTGTAATCGAGCAAATTAACCGCTTCAAGCCTGATGTTTTATATGTTGGGTTTGGAATGCCGCTGCAAGAACAGTGGATCGTTGATAATTTCGATCGGGTTGATACGCGAGTATTTCTGCCACTGGGAGCCTGCTTGGATTTTTACACTGGAACGGTCTACCGTGGTCCTCGCTGGCTCACAGACATGGGACTTGAATGGTTAAGCCGACTGATTACCAAGCCTGGACAACTGTGGCAGCGCTATATCTTGGGCAATCCTTTATTTTTATCCCGTGTTCTAATCGAGTCGTGCAAAAAACGTTTAGGTCTAAGCAAGCTCTAG
- a CDS encoding ferredoxin — translation MTQDHQSGEFRFSGQFLGYVFKEGYKIKRLLIVTSDGEFSIKMTKQAKASLQQTLLPGEQIQVGGWQKFDRKTNTLKFKAYWIQPTSISALEASVAPSSTKPQKAGKEAILMCQKSSCMKRGGKAVCKAIETALSDRGLDDQIQVKGTGCMKACGKVPVVFMPGKTRYTKLDPKDVPTLIDEHFAPAIEPVKQPVAVEPFTEVQPAPSLVSV, via the coding sequence ATGACGCAGGATCACCAATCTGGCGAATTTCGCTTCTCCGGTCAGTTTCTCGGTTACGTCTTCAAAGAGGGCTACAAGATCAAGCGCCTTTTAATCGTGACTTCAGACGGTGAGTTTTCCATCAAAATGACGAAACAAGCGAAGGCTTCCCTACAGCAAACCTTGCTTCCCGGAGAACAAATTCAAGTCGGTGGCTGGCAAAAGTTCGATCGCAAAACGAACACGCTAAAATTCAAAGCCTACTGGATTCAACCGACTTCGATTTCAGCGCTCGAAGCCTCCGTCGCTCCCAGTTCCACAAAACCTCAAAAGGCTGGGAAAGAAGCGATCCTGATGTGTCAGAAATCAAGCTGCATGAAGCGGGGCGGAAAAGCAGTCTGCAAAGCGATCGAGACGGCACTGAGCGATCGCGGACTCGACGATCAGATTCAAGTCAAAGGAACAGGCTGTATGAAAGCGTGTGGTAAAGTTCCTGTTGTCTTCATGCCGGGGAAAACTCGCTACACTAAACTCGATCCAAAAGATGTTCCGACGCTAATCGACGAACATTTTGCACCTGCGATCGAACCTGTTAAGCAACCCGTCGCGGTTGAACCCTTCACTGAAGTTCAACCTGCTCCTAGTCTCGTCTCGGTCTAA
- a CDS encoding DUF1350 family protein, with protein MDWQEISGNWVLVPDRPIAIIHFLGGAFVATAPQLTYRRLLEFLGDQGYLIVATPFVNTFDHIEIAKSVLMSFDRALRGIRSQLSVQYLPIYGMGHSMGCKLHLLIGSLFAVERAGNIFISFNNYAAKEAVPFVEQFSQFLKPQGFSVEFTPSPSETKELIRDRYSVRRNLIIKFADDSIDQSLPLAQLLEDIYPGMITTHRLKGTHVTPLGPDMKWQVGSSFTPIDAIGQWMRQEIYRELRQLEKTILRWLNPME; from the coding sequence ATGGATTGGCAAGAAATTTCTGGCAATTGGGTGCTTGTGCCCGATCGACCGATCGCAATTATTCATTTTCTCGGTGGTGCGTTTGTCGCCACTGCTCCACAATTAACGTACCGCCGTTTGTTAGAGTTTCTCGGTGATCAAGGCTACTTAATTGTGGCTACGCCGTTTGTTAATACCTTTGATCATATAGAAATTGCTAAATCGGTGCTGATGAGTTTTGACAGAGCGTTAAGAGGAATTCGCTCTCAGCTTTCAGTTCAATACCTGCCGATCTATGGAATGGGACATAGTATGGGCTGCAAACTGCATTTATTAATCGGCAGTTTATTCGCAGTTGAACGAGCGGGAAACATTTTCATCTCGTTCAACAATTACGCGGCGAAAGAAGCGGTTCCATTTGTTGAGCAATTTTCGCAATTCCTCAAGCCGCAGGGATTTTCAGTTGAGTTCACGCCTTCTCCGAGTGAAACCAAGGAGTTGATTCGCGATCGCTATTCAGTCCGACGAAACCTGATTATCAAATTCGCAGATGATTCGATCGATCAATCGCTTCCTTTGGCGCAACTTCTTGAAGATATCTATCCGGGGATGATTACCACGCATCGATTAAAGGGAACGCACGTAACGCCGCTGGGTCCCGATATGAAGTGGCAAGTGGGATCATCGTTTACGCCGATTGACGCGATCGGGCAATGGATGAGACAAGAGATTTATCGAGAGTTGCGGCAGTTGGAGAAAACGATTTTGCGCTGGCTGAATCCAATGGAGTGA
- a CDS encoding endo-1,4-beta-xylanase translates to MKLSRRQTLQLGFGAFLGAGCAHDMSQVTGLALSEPPKDFPVKGQLSLKQRAAAKGIIFGAAGNYQALTQDTDYAQVFAENCGMLVPENELKWAALRPSPDRFDFTSSDWLAQFAKQHGMLFRGHTLVWNQSNPEWLKDTTAQNAEQVLIKHIDTVVKHYAGRIHSWDVVNEAIAADWSKRDDRLHFTTQWFKLLDKNYIDIAFKAAGAADPNAMLVYNDGYLNYDTPHDNEARAAVLKLLEWLKSRNAPIHALGVQGHLDAADKRFNQKKFRDFLSEVAGMGLKILLTELDVSDRYLPADLEVRDRAVAQTYEEYLSVALDERAVIAVLTWGMSDRYTWLTNYSPRSDKLPVRVLPYGADLRRKLAWNAIARAFDAAPKR, encoded by the coding sequence ATGAAACTGTCAAGAAGACAAACATTGCAGCTTGGTTTCGGTGCGTTTCTGGGTGCAGGTTGCGCTCATGACATGAGTCAAGTCACAGGTTTAGCCCTTAGCGAACCCCCTAAAGATTTTCCCGTCAAAGGACAGCTCAGCTTAAAACAACGTGCAGCCGCAAAAGGCATCATCTTCGGGGCAGCAGGCAACTATCAAGCGCTGACTCAAGACACAGACTATGCTCAAGTGTTTGCTGAAAATTGTGGCATGTTAGTGCCCGAAAATGAATTGAAATGGGCAGCATTGCGACCTTCACCCGATCGCTTTGACTTCACGAGCAGCGATTGGTTAGCGCAATTTGCAAAACAGCACGGAATGTTATTTCGAGGACATACCCTCGTCTGGAATCAATCCAATCCGGAATGGTTGAAAGACACCACAGCCCAGAACGCGGAGCAAGTGTTGATCAAGCACATCGATACGGTCGTGAAACACTATGCAGGGCGAATTCATTCTTGGGATGTGGTAAACGAAGCGATCGCAGCAGACTGGAGCAAGCGAGACGACAGACTTCACTTCACGACTCAATGGTTCAAGCTACTCGATAAAAACTACATCGATATTGCCTTTAAAGCAGCAGGGGCGGCTGATCCCAATGCCATGTTGGTCTACAACGATGGCTATCTCAATTATGATACTCCTCACGATAATGAAGCGAGAGCCGCAGTTCTCAAATTGCTGGAATGGCTGAAATCTCGGAATGCGCCGATTCACGCTTTGGGAGTTCAGGGACATTTAGATGCAGCAGACAAGCGATTTAATCAGAAAAAATTCAGAGATTTTCTCAGCGAAGTGGCAGGAATGGGACTGAAGATTCTGCTCACGGAATTAGATGTCAGCGATCGCTATCTTCCCGCTGATCTTGAAGTGCGCGATCGTGCAGTTGCTCAAACGTATGAGGAATATCTTTCGGTTGCGCTGGATGAACGAGCAGTGATTGCAGTTCTCACTTGGGGAATGAGCGATCGCTATACGTGGCTCACAAACTATAGTCCACGTTCTGATAAGTTGCCTGTGCGCGTCCTGCCGTATGGCGCAGATTTACGGCGAAAATTAGCGTGGAATGCGATCGCTCGTGCGTTTGATGCGGCTCCTAAGCGTTAG
- a CDS encoding glycosyltransferase, whose amino-acid sequence MTQFGFVPDEAIHPYFQISDVVLVPYQRHIGMSAILVRAAAAQKPVLASDFGVIGELTRRYQLGLTVDASSSEEIGQAMMRFLLEIPGELCNPVKQKQFADHNTAQQFASQIFQALYNPPASRGSRSLNSQAVDSPQLSNSRRL is encoded by the coding sequence TCCAAATTTCTGATGTGGTGCTCGTTCCCTATCAGCGCCACATCGGAATGAGCGCCATTTTAGTGCGAGCAGCAGCGGCTCAGAAACCCGTTCTAGCATCAGATTTTGGTGTGATCGGGGAACTGACTCGACGCTATCAGCTAGGACTCACTGTGGATGCGTCCTCGTCAGAGGAAATCGGTCAAGCCATGATGCGGTTCCTGCTAGAGATTCCTGGTGAACTGTGCAATCCTGTGAAGCAAAAGCAATTTGCTGACCACAACACTGCTCAACAGTTCGCGAGTCAAATCTTTCAAGCGTTGTACAACCCTCCTGCTTCACGCGGTTCTCGATCGCTCAATTCACAAGCAGTTGATTCGCCACAACTCAGTAACTCTCGGAGACTATGA
- a CDS encoding sensor histidine kinase KdpD, translating to MSEWIFPTLSEILVASGETLTILETQTPISVAARQLRSEREWFGAIAALEALLQSTSDGGAIFSAPLPVLSNPEDLPNISSWLFTPNSMFAGFPFQLPSADGATAMCETEKTLTLLPGDPLASEPFCLALTREFSVLMVQGENASGDPTFLFSFDPEVVDRAWQNLRLRVVLMNPAQLPAIDQLYKTFQPVEPKYKLVSQFTHALLSYLPDPIAEPEKRRIRDPRPLQTPASDVLAGADVELLQAISHEVRTPLTTIRTLTRLLLRRKDLPADVVKRLEIIDRECSEQIDRFNLIFHAVELETSATKVSALATTSLEEVLEQSIPRWQKQANQRNLTLDVILPQHIPSVMSDPTMLDQALTSLIERSARSLPSGGSIQVEVSLAGHQLKLQLQPQAQEDVDRAHRMPLLKSLGQVLMFQPETGSLSLNLNVTKNIFQALGGKLIVRQRPEQGEVFTLFLPLEPSKAAVEVRV from the coding sequence ATGTCTGAGTGGATCTTCCCAACCTTAAGTGAAATTCTCGTCGCCAGTGGTGAAACTCTGACGATTCTAGAAACGCAAACGCCCATTTCCGTTGCCGCTCGCCAGTTGCGAAGTGAGCGAGAATGGTTTGGCGCGATCGCTGCTCTCGAAGCACTTCTACAATCCACTTCTGACGGTGGAGCCATTTTCTCTGCTCCCCTGCCCGTTCTCAGCAATCCCGAAGATCTTCCCAATATTTCTTCCTGGCTCTTCACGCCCAATTCGATGTTTGCGGGCTTTCCCTTCCAGTTGCCATCCGCTGACGGCGCTACCGCAATGTGTGAAACCGAAAAAACTCTGACATTACTCCCCGGTGATCCCCTCGCGTCTGAGCCATTCTGTCTGGCGTTGACTCGCGAATTCAGTGTCTTGATGGTGCAAGGTGAGAACGCTTCTGGTGATCCCACGTTTCTGTTTTCCTTTGATCCCGAAGTTGTCGATCGCGCTTGGCAAAACCTCAGATTGCGGGTGGTCTTGATGAATCCCGCTCAACTTCCAGCGATCGATCAACTCTACAAAACTTTCCAGCCTGTCGAACCCAAATACAAGTTGGTGTCTCAGTTCACTCATGCACTTTTGAGTTATTTGCCCGACCCGATCGCAGAACCCGAAAAGCGCAGAATTCGCGACCCCCGTCCGCTACAAACCCCAGCCTCTGATGTGTTGGCGGGTGCAGATGTGGAATTACTTCAAGCGATTTCGCACGAAGTTCGTACGCCATTAACGACGATTCGGACATTGACGCGGCTACTCTTGCGGCGAAAAGACTTGCCAGCAGATGTGGTGAAGCGGTTGGAAATCATCGATCGAGAATGCAGCGAACAGATCGATCGCTTTAACCTGATTTTCCATGCGGTCGAACTTGAGACTTCTGCTACGAAGGTTTCCGCTCTTGCGACCACTTCGCTAGAGGAAGTGTTAGAGCAGAGCATTCCTCGCTGGCAGAAACAAGCCAATCAGCGCAATCTTACGCTTGATGTGATTTTGCCGCAGCACATTCCGTCAGTAATGAGCGATCCGACGATGTTGGATCAAGCGTTAACGAGTTTGATCGAACGATCGGCAAGAAGTTTACCCTCTGGCGGCTCGATTCAGGTAGAAGTGTCGCTTGCCGGACATCAATTGAAATTACAGCTTCAACCGCAGGCACAAGAAGATGTCGATCGTGCTCACCGAATGCCGCTCTTGAAATCCCTAGGACAAGTCTTGATGTTCCAACCGGAAACAGGCAGCTTGAGCCTGAACCTGAATGTTACTAAGAATATTTTTCAGGCTCTAGGCGGTAAGTTAATTGTCCGACAGCGCCCAGAACAGGGTGAAGTGTTTACGTTGTTCTTGCCGTTGGAACCGAGTAAAGCGGCTGTGGAAGTTCGAGTTTAA